The following are encoded together in the Streptomyces rapamycinicus NRRL 5491 genome:
- a CDS encoding NAD(P)/FAD-dependent oxidoreductase, producing MSETVDAAGRLDVIVVGNGVLGLTVGVQYARAHPDVRVAVLGKPARQYGATPAAGAMLGAFGEVTAHLLASEHGRKKHALAVQAQRLWPEWIGGLEADGDGSERIRTSDDTVVLLNTVGHTALDDANFAAVLTALKEANAPHEEIEVSSVDWIDPDPNSRPLRALHIEGEGSVDSGVLLRALERSFRQAGGVMIAADATEIRTRDGRTEGVVTDAGDFLPAGQVVVAAGARSQRLIATVPGLEHRIPRVYDGVGVSALIDTWDGSGPPTVLRTSNRAFACGLHLVPRSGGSVYIGATNAVCLEPRGGASIEEVVFLFNCAIHQLHRSLNGSEVRKVQVGSRPASIDGFPLIGGTSVEGLWMLSGTYRDGLHLSPLIARHVVSLMAGGLGLPDLAEFAPERDLISAWSREEVLEDVVRHTMATGYEFPWRLPLEWPHMMETFLRGPFAELADRLSDTYTPPADLMTAIMFSEPEDQEELIRYYGNVYREWH from the coding sequence ATGTCGGAAACAGTCGACGCGGCAGGCAGGTTGGACGTCATCGTCGTCGGAAACGGCGTTCTCGGGTTGACTGTCGGCGTGCAGTACGCCCGCGCCCATCCCGATGTCCGGGTGGCGGTCCTCGGCAAGCCGGCTCGGCAGTACGGCGCAACGCCCGCGGCCGGTGCCATGCTCGGTGCCTTCGGCGAGGTGACGGCCCATCTGCTGGCCTCGGAGCACGGCAGGAAGAAGCACGCGCTGGCCGTCCAGGCGCAGCGGCTGTGGCCGGAGTGGATCGGCGGCCTTGAGGCCGACGGCGACGGATCGGAGCGTATCCGCACCTCGGACGACACCGTGGTCCTGCTCAACACCGTGGGGCACACCGCCCTGGACGACGCGAACTTCGCCGCCGTGCTGACGGCACTGAAGGAGGCGAACGCGCCACACGAGGAGATCGAGGTCTCCTCCGTCGACTGGATCGATCCGGACCCCAACTCCCGCCCGCTGCGGGCCCTGCACATCGAGGGCGAGGGTTCGGTCGACTCCGGCGTGCTCCTGAGGGCGCTGGAGCGCTCCTTCCGGCAGGCCGGTGGCGTGATGATCGCCGCGGACGCCACGGAGATCAGGACCCGTGACGGACGTACCGAAGGTGTCGTCACCGACGCGGGCGACTTCCTGCCGGCGGGCCAGGTGGTGGTGGCCGCGGGTGCCCGAAGCCAGCGGCTGATCGCCACTGTCCCGGGCCTGGAGCACCGGATTCCGCGGGTTTACGACGGCGTCGGGGTCTCCGCGCTCATCGACACCTGGGACGGCTCGGGGCCGCCCACCGTCCTGCGCACCTCCAACCGGGCGTTCGCTTGCGGGCTGCACCTGGTGCCCCGGTCGGGTGGGTCGGTGTACATCGGCGCGACCAACGCGGTCTGCCTGGAGCCCCGGGGCGGGGCCAGCATCGAGGAGGTGGTCTTCCTCTTCAACTGTGCCATCCACCAGCTGCACCGCAGCCTCAACGGCTCGGAGGTCCGTAAGGTCCAGGTCGGCAGCCGGCCTGCCTCGATCGACGGCTTCCCGCTCATCGGCGGCACCTCGGTGGAGGGCCTGTGGATGCTCTCCGGGACGTACCGCGACGGTCTGCACCTCTCGCCGCTCATCGCCCGGCACGTCGTGTCGCTCATGGCCGGCGGGCTGGGGCTCCCGGACCTCGCGGAGTTCGCTCCCGAGCGGGATCTGATCTCCGCGTGGAGCCGGGAGGAGGTCCTGGAGGACGTGGTCCGGCACACGATGGCGACGGGCTACGAATTCCCGTGGCGGCTGCCACTTGAGTGGCCGCACATGATGGAGACGTTCCTGCGTGGCCCGTTCGCCGAGCTCGCGGACCGGCTGAGCGACACGTACACCCCGCCCGCCGACCTGATGACGGCGATTATGTTCTCCGAGCCGGAGGACCAGGAGGAGCTCATCCGGTACTACGGAAACGTGTACCGGGAGTGGCACTGA
- a CDS encoding alpha/beta fold hydrolase, which produces MATLTVGGGRQVRYRRAGSGPPVVLVAAGGPGDFWQAHQVPALAAVGYEAITLELPEAAGPRDELTALLADSVELLGTGPCGLVGFSFGAQLVQGLLVHRPDLWTRAVLVATRGRPDPVGGALLRAERALHAAGAQPPPPYQAFFQAVLHLGPRTWEREGEILDWLDLFEAGARTGGVPPEPPGDQADQLAGLHGVTGPVLVLGFQYDIVAPPRLGREVAEALPAGRYREIPDCGHYGCLERPGTVNEAMVGFLSAPVPR; this is translated from the coding sequence ATGGCGACACTGACGGTGGGCGGTGGGCGGCAGGTGCGCTATCGGCGGGCGGGCAGCGGCCCGCCCGTGGTACTCGTCGCCGCGGGCGGGCCGGGCGACTTCTGGCAGGCCCACCAGGTACCCGCGCTGGCCGCCGTCGGCTATGAGGCGATCACCCTCGAACTGCCGGAGGCCGCCGGGCCGCGGGACGAACTGACCGCGCTGCTGGCGGACTCCGTCGAGCTGCTGGGCACCGGGCCGTGCGGACTCGTCGGATTCTCCTTCGGCGCGCAACTCGTCCAGGGGCTGCTCGTCCACCGCCCGGACCTGTGGACGCGGGCGGTACTCGTGGCGACCCGGGGCCGACCGGACCCGGTGGGCGGCGCCCTGCTCCGCGCGGAGCGCGCGCTGCATGCGGCCGGGGCCCAACCGCCGCCGCCCTACCAGGCGTTCTTCCAGGCGGTGCTGCACCTCGGGCCTCGCACCTGGGAGCGGGAGGGCGAGATCCTGGACTGGCTGGACCTGTTCGAGGCCGGCGCGAGGACCGGCGGCGTACCCCCGGAACCGCCTGGCGACCAGGCCGACCAGCTCGCCGGGCTGCACGGGGTGACGGGCCCGGTCCTCGTCCTGGGCTTCCAGTACGACATCGTGGCCCCTCCCCGGCTGGGCCGCGAGGTGGCCGAGGCACTGCCGGCGGGCCGTTACCGGGAGATCCCCGACTGCGGCCACTACGGCTGCCTGGAGCGGCCCGGCACAGTCAACGAGGCGATGGTGGGGTTCCTCAGCGCCCCGGTCCCGCGCTGA